From the genome of Impatiens glandulifera chromosome 9, dImpGla2.1, whole genome shotgun sequence, one region includes:
- the LOC124913917 gene encoding cysteine-rich receptor-like protein kinase 10, translating into MWNVNNNTSPNEPDSWALSLVDRLVAEAPVTETMFRADVLVIGNGTDQTRYSLVQCSRDISVDDCRTCLRLMTNQIQGCCQGRKGWRILTPSCNIRYEEYSFFTTPDPPTGNTTNNTTNFSKRKKNSTKIILSIVLPISAVSMVVFGFLFYRCKSIRKDKENLGRSQEILMSNDYTDEDRMDLKDGDDGAGEIHFFDISTIETATNNFSAANKLGQGGFGPVYKGTLVDGKEIAVKRLSRNSGQGVGEFKTEVRLIVKLQHRNLVRLLGCCIERQEKLLIYEYLPNLSLDAFLFDATRSRELDWAKRSNIVNGVAKGLLYLHEDSRLKIIHRDLKASNILLDADMNPKISDFGTARIVGGNQIEISTQRIVGTYGYMAPEYAMEGIFSIKSDVYSFGVLLLEIVSGRKNSTAFGQTPHVHNLLSQAWKQWNSGKIEELIDGTTVESWSIEEAVKWTNIALLCVQENPEARPTMSSVVLMLGNQWTSLPRPVEAPFSVGRFSASTGAETVSISSSHQTSTSNSN; encoded by the exons ATGTGGAATGTTAACAACAATACTTCTCCTAACGAACCGGATTCCTGGGCTTTGAGTCTGGTGGATCGTCTGGTCGCCGAGGCTCCGGTAACGGAGACGATGTTCCGGGCAGATGTTTTGGTGATTGGAAATGGAACTGACCAGACTCGATATTCTTTGGTTCAGTGCAGCAGAGATATAAGTGTTGACGATTGCAGGACTTGTCTTAGGCTTATGACGAATCAAATTCAGGGTTGTTGTCAGGGGAGAAAAGGTTGGAGGATTTTGACTCCCAGTTGCAATATCAGATACGAGGAATACAGCTTCTTCACCACTCCAGATCCTCCTACAG GAAACACAACCAATAACACAACCAACTTttcaaaaagaaagaagaacTCAACCAAGATTATACTTTCCATTGTTTTACCCATAAGTGCAGTGTCCATGGTTGTCTTCGGATTCCTCTTTTACCGTTGTAAAAGTATTAGAAAAGACAAAGAAA ATCTAGGGAGAAGCCAAGAGATCTTAATGAGTAATGATTATACGGATGAGGATAGAATGGACTTGAAGGATGGAGATGACGGTGCTGGAGAGATACACTTCTTTGATATTTCTACCATAGAAACTGCTACTAACAATTTCTCTGCTGCAAATAAGCTTGGACAAGGCGGATTTGGACCTGTTTACAAG GGAACACTGGTTGATGGAAAGGAAATAGCAGTTAAGAGGCTGTCAAGGAATTCGGGTCAAGGAGTTGGGGAGTTCAAGACTGAAGTGAGGTTGATAGTGAAGCTTCAACATCGAAATCTTGTCAGGCTATTAGGTTGCTGCATCGAGCGACAAGAAAAGCTCTTGATTTACGAATACTTGCCCAACCTAAGTCTTGATGCCTTCTTATTTG ATGCTACAAGATCTCGAGAATTGGATTGGGCTAAACGGTCGAATATAGTCAATGGTGTGGCGAAAGGTCTTCTTTATCTGCACGAAGATTCTCGGCTGAAAATCATACACAGGGATCTAAAAGCAAGCAACATCTTGCTGGATGCCGATATGAACCCAAAGATATCAGATTTCGGCACTGCCAGGATTGTTGGAGGCAACCAAATTGAAATCAGCACACAGCGAATTGTCGGAACATA CGGGTACATGGCACCGGAGTATGCAATGGAAGGGATATTTTCGATCAAATCAGACGTTTATAGTTTTGGTGTTTTGTTGCTCGAGATCGTGAGCGGAAGGAAAAATTCAACAGCTTTTGGTCAGACGCCGCATGTCCACAACTTATTATCACAA GCATGGAAGCAGTGGAATAGTGGGAAAATTGAGGAGTTGATAGACGGGACAACCGTAGAAAGTTGGTCGATAGAAGAGGCAGTTAAATGGACTAACATTGCGTTGTTGTGTGTACAAGAGAATCCCGAAGCCCGACCCACAATGTCCTCGGTTGTTCTCATGCTTGGAAACCAATGGACAAGCCTTCCTCGACCTGTGGAAGCACCGTTTTCTGTTGGTCGGTTTTCAGCGTCAACTGGAGCCGAGACTGTATCTATCAGTTCGTCGCATCAAACTTCTACTAGCAATTCAAACTAG
- the LOC124916374 gene encoding cysteine-rich receptor-like protein kinase 28: MFYFSGYMAPEFAYYGQYSIKTDVFSFGVLILEIVTGRKNSSSNESESSSSEHLLSYVWKKWRKGKMTNIIDKTISEDGSRAEKLRCIHIGLLCVQKAVSKRPTMAAVMLMLNSYTVSMLVPSKPGFLMDDDVVSTPSPPDKNDQTINHVSFTDPYPR; the protein is encoded by the exons atgttttattttagcGGGTATATGGCTCCAGAGTTTGCATATTATGGACAATATTCTATTAAAACGGATGTATTTAGTTTTGGCGTATTGATTCTTGAGATTGTTACCGGTAGAAAGAATAGTTCTTCTAACGAGAGTGAGAGCTCATCATCAGAACATTTGTTGAGTTAT GTATGGAAGAAATGGAGAAAAGGGAAGATGACTAACATAATCGATAAAACAATAAGTGAGGATGGTTCAAGAGCCGAAAAGTTGCGATGCATTCATATCGGGTTGTTATGCGTTCAAAAGGCGGTGTCGAAACGACCGACCATGGCTGCGGTCATGCTAATGCTTAATAGCTATACCGTGAGTATGTTAGTTCCTTCAAAACCTGGATTTCTGATGGATGATGATGTTGTTAGCACTCCTTCTCCACCGGACAAAAATGATCAGACCATTAACCACGTTTCATTTACGGACCCATATCCTCGTTGA
- the LOC124916375 gene encoding cysteine-rich receptor-like protein kinase 25 — protein MALGRNLFPIFIVRSLLILTLSLVSVAQVLENCDNGYGNYTKGSRYEANLNNLLSSLHSHIDPFGFANSTSSSGEGDSSDDDPAYALFLCRGDIDHDSCTKCVNDTVSKLTTTCPGYKQASGTYDGCMLRYSNRSLTGSVAANIFLYMKYPVNATNVAQFNQELGALMTDLRTKASKGGSSLKFAAANKTISDFQTLYGLVQCTPDLTEQQCNNCLLDRIAQIPDCCAGNTMGGVFAWSCYMQFQTSPFYNETRVLERLSPPPPSPGGQGSPPPIPSPPPHLPEPAGNNNTNQSTLRRIVAISISTVVGFIFIIFLCFIVIIKKKMAVMSPDQKPDSSMNDDTSSTETMQYEFKTIQEATDDFSDANRLGHGGFGVVYKGRLSNGKEIAVKRLAEGSEQGKTEFKNEIVLMSRLNHRNLTKLLGFCLQGKERLIVYEFLPNRSLDHFIFHPVRRMLLNWETRYNIIVGVARGLVYLHEGSSITIIHHDLKASNVLLDEKMNPRISDFGMARLFTVDKSLEITKKIAGT, from the exons ATGGCTCTTGGGCGAAACTTGTTCCCAATATTTATCGTCAGATCTCTTCTAATTCTAACTCTGAGTTTGGTGAGTGTCGCACAAGTTTTAGAAAACTGCGACAACGGTTATGGAAACTACACAAAGGGTAGTCGATACGAAGCGAACCTCAATAATCTCCTATCCTCTCTCCACTCCCACATCGACCCATTTGGATTCGCCAATTCCACCTCCTCCTCAGGCGAAGGAGATTCCTCCGACGACGACCCGGCATACGCACTTTTCCTCTGCCGGGGAGACATCGATCACGACTCCTGCACAAAATGCGTTAACGACACTGTTTCTAAGCTAACCACAACCTGCCCCGGTTACAAGCAGGCCTCGGGTACTTATGACGGTTGCATGCTGCGCTACTCCAACCGCTCCTTAACCGGTTCTGTTGCAGCCAACATATTTCTATACATGAAGTACCCTGTCAACGCCACAAACGTCGCCCAGTTCAACCAAGAATTGGGAGCGTTGATGACAGATCTAAGGACTAAGGCGTCAAAGGGTGGCTCAAGTCTCAAATTCGCAGCTGCCAATAAGACGATATCAGACTTTCAGACCCTTTACGGTCTGGTGCAGTGCACGCCGGATTTGACTGAGCAGCAATGTAATAACTGCTTGCTCGACAGAATTGCTCAGATTCCCGATTGCTGTGCCGGAAATACCATGGGTGGTGTGTTTGCCTGGAGTTGTTATATGCAGTTCCAGACCTCTCCATTTTATAATGAGACCAGGGTACTTGAGCGTTTATCTCCACCACCGCCTTCACCTGGAGGACAGGGATCCCCACCTCCGATACCCTCACCGCCGCCTCATCTCCCTGAACCAGCTG GAAACAATAATACTAATCAGTCCACGCTGAGAAGAATTGTTGCTATTTCTATTTCAACCGTTGTGGgattcatcttcatcatttttcTCTGCTTCATCGTGATCATCAAGAAGAAGATGGCTGTCATGTCACCAGATCAGAAGCCTGACTCAT CTATGAACGATGATACGAGTTCAACTGAAACCATGCAATATGAATTCAAAACAATTCAAGAAGCTACCGATGATTTCTCCGATGCCAATAGGCTCGGACATGGTGGTTTTGGTGTTGTTTACAAG GGTAGGCTTTCCAATGGCAAAGAAATAGCTGTAAAAAGGCTTGCCGAGGGATCCGAACAAGGAAAAACAGAATTTAAGAATGAGATTGTGTTAATGAGTAGGCTAAATCATCGCAATCTCACTAAACTTCTCGGCTTTTGCTTGCAAGGAAAGGAACGCCTCATCGTCTACGAATTCCTACCTAATAGGAGCCTTGATCATTTTATTTTCC ATCCGGTGAGGCGAATGCTGCTAAACTGGGAAACGCGATACAATATTATAGTTGGTGTTGCTCGAGGACTTGTCTATCTTCACGAAGGTTCGAGTATTACGATTATTCATCACGACTTAAAAGCCAGTAATGTACTGTTAGACGAGAAGATGAATCCGCGTATATCAGATTTTGGCATGGCAAGATTGTTTACAGTGGATAAAAGTCTAGAAATTACAAAGAAGATTGCGGGTACATAG